The following are encoded together in the Glycine soja cultivar W05 chromosome 5, ASM419377v2, whole genome shotgun sequence genome:
- the LOC114413191 gene encoding RNA-binding protein 39-like isoform X3, translated as MDFDEYEYLEKTVEEDIDKDSSKKKKDITDKSERSYRKPRDVDDDLDADDRKSKRSRGDDENGGSKKDRDRDRERDRDRERSSGRHRSERERDGERKDRDKDRERRDKDKDKDRDRDRDRRDRDRDGDREKERERRDKDKEREGEKEARERSTRSRSRSERDRDRERDFEMRDGRRFRVKKEASEPEADPERDQRTVFAYQMPLKATERDVYEFFSKAGKVRDVRLIMDRNSRRSKGVGYIEFYDAMSVPMAIALSGQLLLGQPVMVKPSEAEKNLVQSNASGGAAGVAGPYGAVDRKLYVGNLHFNMTESQLREIFEPFGPVEVVQLPLDLETGHCKGFGFVQFTHLEHAKAAQSLNGKLEIAGRTIKVSCVTDHVASQDATAKSADLDDDEGGLTLNAHSRALLMQRLAGADPASIGLPVVNGSVPAQQAISLPIGAPVLPTLVMPNPVVEPVGNPSECLLLKNMFDPSTETEPDFDIDIKEDVEEECSKYGRVKHIFVDKKSAGFVYLRFDTVEAASAAQHAMHLRWFARRLISAVFMQPELYEAKFKGEV; from the exons aTGGACTTCGACGAGTACGAATACCTGGAGAAGACAGTGGAGGAAGACATAGATAAAGACTCCtccaagaagaagaaggacATCACCGACAAGAGCGAGAGGAGTTACCGGAAGCCCCGCGACGTCGACGACGATCTCGACGCCGATGACAGAAAGAGCAAGAGGTCAAGGGGCGACGACGAGAACGGTGGTTCCAAGAAAGATCGCGACAGAGACAGAGAAAGAGACCGTGACCGCGAACGTTCCTCCGGCCGTCACAGGAGCGAGAGGGAGAGAGACGGAGAGAGGAAAGACAGGGATAAGGATAGAGAGAGGAGGGATAAGGATAAGGATAAGGATAGGGATAGGGATAGGGATAGGAGAGACCGTGATAGGGACGGAGATAGGGAAAAGGAGCGCGAGAGAAGAGACAAGGATAAGGAGAGAGAGGGGGAAAAAGAGGCGAGGGAGAGATCCACAAGGAGCAGGAGTCGCTCCGAGAGGGACAGAGACAGGGAGCGAGATTTCGAAATGCGCGATGGCCG GAGATTTAGGGTTAAGAAAGAGGCCTCAGAACCTGAGGCTGACCCAGAAAGGGATCAGAGAACTGTTTTTGCCTACCAG ATGCCGTTAAAAGCAACAGAGAGAGATGTGTATGAGTTCTTTTCAAAAGCTGGCAAG GTGAGAGATGTCCGTCTGATCATGGATAGGAACTCAAGACGATCTAAAGGAGTTGG GTATATTGAATTTTATGATGCGATGTCAGTGCCAATGGCTATTGCTCTCTCTGGCCAACTTCTTCTTGGGCAACCTGTAATGGTGAAACCTTCTGAAGCTGAAAAGAACCTTGTTCAATCTAATGCTTCTGGTGGAGCGGCCGGTGTAGCTGGGCCCTATGGAGCTGTGGACAGAAAATTGTATGTGGGAAATCTTCACTTCAACATGACTGAGAGTCAGCTGCGGGAG ATTTTTGAACCATTTGGTCCGGTTGAGGTTGTCCAACTGCCTCTTGATTTGGAAACAGGACACTGCAAGGGTTTTGGGTTTGTTCAA TTTACTCATCTAGAACATGCCAAGGCTGCTCAGAGTTTAAATGGAAAATTGGAGATTGCTGGCAGGACTATCAAG GTTTCATGTGTAACAGATCATGTTGCAAGCCAAGATGCAACTGCAAAATCTGCAGACTTGGATGACGATGAAGGTGGATTG ACTTTAAATGCTCACTCAAGAGCATTGCTTATGCAGAGGCTGGCTGGCGCAGACCCTGCAAG CATAGGTTTGCCTGTTGTGAATGGCTCAGTTCCTGCTCAGCAGGCTATCAGCTTGCCTATTGGTGCACCAGTTCTACCAACGCTAGTCATGCCTAATCCAGTGGTAGAACCTGTAGGAAACCCCAGCGAGTGTTTACTTTTAAAGAATATGTTTGATCCGAGCACTGAG ACGGAACCAGATTTTGATATAGACATTAAAGAGGACGTAGAGGAAGAGTGTTCTAAATATGGCCGAGTGAAGCATATTTTTGTTGACAA AAAAAGTGCAGGTTTTGTGTATTTGCGGTTTGATACAGTGGAAGCAGCAAGTGCTGCTCAACATGCAATGCACTTGAGATGGTTTGCACGCAGGTTAATTTCTGCTGTCTTCATG CAACCAGAGTTGTACGAAGCCAAGTTTAAAGGGGAAGTTTGA
- the LOC114413191 gene encoding RNA-binding protein 39-like isoform X2, with protein MDFDEYEYLEKTVEEDIDKDSSKKKKDITDKSERSYRKPRDVDDDLDADDRKSKRSRGDDENGGSKKDRDRDRERDRDRERSSGRHRSERERDGERKDRDKDRERRDKDKDKDRDRDRDRRDRDRDGDREKERERRDKDKEREGEKEARERSTRSRSRSERDRDRERDFEMRDGRRFRVKKEASEPEADPERDQRTVFAYQMPLKATERDVYEFFSKAGKVRDVRLIMDRNSRRSKGVGYIEFYDAMSVPMAIALSGQLLLGQPVMVKPSEAEKNLVQSNASGGAAGVAGPYGAVDRKLYVGNLHFNMTESQLREIFEPFGPVEVVQLPLDLETGHCKGFGFVQFTHLEHAKAAQSLNGKLEIAGRTIKVSCVTDHVASQDATAKSADLDDDEGGLTLNAHSRALLMQRLAGADPASIGLPVVNGSVPAQQAISLPIGAPVLPTLVMPNPVVEPVGNPSECLLLKNMFDPSTETEPDFDIDIKEDVEEECSKYGRVKHIFVDKKSAGFVYLRFDTVEAASAAQHAMHLRWFARSNQSCTKPSLKGKFEVHTCLEAPEDTICIILWS; from the exons aTGGACTTCGACGAGTACGAATACCTGGAGAAGACAGTGGAGGAAGACATAGATAAAGACTCCtccaagaagaagaaggacATCACCGACAAGAGCGAGAGGAGTTACCGGAAGCCCCGCGACGTCGACGACGATCTCGACGCCGATGACAGAAAGAGCAAGAGGTCAAGGGGCGACGACGAGAACGGTGGTTCCAAGAAAGATCGCGACAGAGACAGAGAAAGAGACCGTGACCGCGAACGTTCCTCCGGCCGTCACAGGAGCGAGAGGGAGAGAGACGGAGAGAGGAAAGACAGGGATAAGGATAGAGAGAGGAGGGATAAGGATAAGGATAAGGATAGGGATAGGGATAGGGATAGGAGAGACCGTGATAGGGACGGAGATAGGGAAAAGGAGCGCGAGAGAAGAGACAAGGATAAGGAGAGAGAGGGGGAAAAAGAGGCGAGGGAGAGATCCACAAGGAGCAGGAGTCGCTCCGAGAGGGACAGAGACAGGGAGCGAGATTTCGAAATGCGCGATGGCCG GAGATTTAGGGTTAAGAAAGAGGCCTCAGAACCTGAGGCTGACCCAGAAAGGGATCAGAGAACTGTTTTTGCCTACCAG ATGCCGTTAAAAGCAACAGAGAGAGATGTGTATGAGTTCTTTTCAAAAGCTGGCAAG GTGAGAGATGTCCGTCTGATCATGGATAGGAACTCAAGACGATCTAAAGGAGTTGG GTATATTGAATTTTATGATGCGATGTCAGTGCCAATGGCTATTGCTCTCTCTGGCCAACTTCTTCTTGGGCAACCTGTAATGGTGAAACCTTCTGAAGCTGAAAAGAACCTTGTTCAATCTAATGCTTCTGGTGGAGCGGCCGGTGTAGCTGGGCCCTATGGAGCTGTGGACAGAAAATTGTATGTGGGAAATCTTCACTTCAACATGACTGAGAGTCAGCTGCGGGAG ATTTTTGAACCATTTGGTCCGGTTGAGGTTGTCCAACTGCCTCTTGATTTGGAAACAGGACACTGCAAGGGTTTTGGGTTTGTTCAA TTTACTCATCTAGAACATGCCAAGGCTGCTCAGAGTTTAAATGGAAAATTGGAGATTGCTGGCAGGACTATCAAG GTTTCATGTGTAACAGATCATGTTGCAAGCCAAGATGCAACTGCAAAATCTGCAGACTTGGATGACGATGAAGGTGGATTG ACTTTAAATGCTCACTCAAGAGCATTGCTTATGCAGAGGCTGGCTGGCGCAGACCCTGCAAG CATAGGTTTGCCTGTTGTGAATGGCTCAGTTCCTGCTCAGCAGGCTATCAGCTTGCCTATTGGTGCACCAGTTCTACCAACGCTAGTCATGCCTAATCCAGTGGTAGAACCTGTAGGAAACCCCAGCGAGTGTTTACTTTTAAAGAATATGTTTGATCCGAGCACTGAG ACGGAACCAGATTTTGATATAGACATTAAAGAGGACGTAGAGGAAGAGTGTTCTAAATATGGCCGAGTGAAGCATATTTTTGTTGACAA AAAAAGTGCAGGTTTTGTGTATTTGCGGTTTGATACAGTGGAAGCAGCAAGTGCTGCTCAACATGCAATGCACTTGAGATGGTTTGCACGCAG CAACCAGAGTTGTACGAAGCCAAGTTTAAAGGGGAAGTTTGAAGTTCATACATGCCTCGAGGCTCCTGAAGATACAATATGCATTATTTTGTGGTCTTAG
- the LOC114413191 gene encoding RNA-binding protein 39-like isoform X1: MDFDEYEYLEKTVEEDIDKDSSKKKKDITDKSERSYRKPRDVDDDLDADDRKSKRSRGDDENGGSKKDRDRDRERDRDRERSSGRHRSERERDGERKDRDKDRERRDKDKDKDRDRDRDRRDRDRDGDREKERERRDKDKEREGEKEARERSTRSRSRSERDRDRERDFEMRDGRRFRVKKEASEPEADPERDQRTVFAYQMPLKATERDVYEFFSKAGKVRDVRLIMDRNSRRSKGVGYIEFYDAMSVPMAIALSGQLLLGQPVMVKPSEAEKNLVQSNASGGAAGVAGPYGAVDRKLYVGNLHFNMTESQLREIFEPFGPVEVVQLPLDLETGHCKGFGFVQFTHLEHAKAAQSLNGKLEIAGRTIKVSCVTDHVASQDATAKSADLDDDEGGLTLNAHSRALLMQRLAGADPARYVVNNIAHFCKSVHYLHSFLLCSIGLPVVNGSVPAQQAISLPIGAPVLPTLVMPNPVVEPVGNPSECLLLKNMFDPSTETEPDFDIDIKEDVEEECSKYGRVKHIFVDKKSAGFVYLRFDTVEAASAAQHAMHLRWFARRLISAVFMQPELYEAKFKGEV, encoded by the exons aTGGACTTCGACGAGTACGAATACCTGGAGAAGACAGTGGAGGAAGACATAGATAAAGACTCCtccaagaagaagaaggacATCACCGACAAGAGCGAGAGGAGTTACCGGAAGCCCCGCGACGTCGACGACGATCTCGACGCCGATGACAGAAAGAGCAAGAGGTCAAGGGGCGACGACGAGAACGGTGGTTCCAAGAAAGATCGCGACAGAGACAGAGAAAGAGACCGTGACCGCGAACGTTCCTCCGGCCGTCACAGGAGCGAGAGGGAGAGAGACGGAGAGAGGAAAGACAGGGATAAGGATAGAGAGAGGAGGGATAAGGATAAGGATAAGGATAGGGATAGGGATAGGGATAGGAGAGACCGTGATAGGGACGGAGATAGGGAAAAGGAGCGCGAGAGAAGAGACAAGGATAAGGAGAGAGAGGGGGAAAAAGAGGCGAGGGAGAGATCCACAAGGAGCAGGAGTCGCTCCGAGAGGGACAGAGACAGGGAGCGAGATTTCGAAATGCGCGATGGCCG GAGATTTAGGGTTAAGAAAGAGGCCTCAGAACCTGAGGCTGACCCAGAAAGGGATCAGAGAACTGTTTTTGCCTACCAG ATGCCGTTAAAAGCAACAGAGAGAGATGTGTATGAGTTCTTTTCAAAAGCTGGCAAG GTGAGAGATGTCCGTCTGATCATGGATAGGAACTCAAGACGATCTAAAGGAGTTGG GTATATTGAATTTTATGATGCGATGTCAGTGCCAATGGCTATTGCTCTCTCTGGCCAACTTCTTCTTGGGCAACCTGTAATGGTGAAACCTTCTGAAGCTGAAAAGAACCTTGTTCAATCTAATGCTTCTGGTGGAGCGGCCGGTGTAGCTGGGCCCTATGGAGCTGTGGACAGAAAATTGTATGTGGGAAATCTTCACTTCAACATGACTGAGAGTCAGCTGCGGGAG ATTTTTGAACCATTTGGTCCGGTTGAGGTTGTCCAACTGCCTCTTGATTTGGAAACAGGACACTGCAAGGGTTTTGGGTTTGTTCAA TTTACTCATCTAGAACATGCCAAGGCTGCTCAGAGTTTAAATGGAAAATTGGAGATTGCTGGCAGGACTATCAAG GTTTCATGTGTAACAGATCATGTTGCAAGCCAAGATGCAACTGCAAAATCTGCAGACTTGGATGACGATGAAGGTGGATTG ACTTTAAATGCTCACTCAAGAGCATTGCTTATGCAGAGGCTGGCTGGCGCAGACCCTGCAAGGTATGTCGTTAATAATATTGCTCATTTTTGTAAATCTGTTCATTATCTTCACAGTTTTCTACTTTGCAGCATAGGTTTGCCTGTTGTGAATGGCTCAGTTCCTGCTCAGCAGGCTATCAGCTTGCCTATTGGTGCACCAGTTCTACCAACGCTAGTCATGCCTAATCCAGTGGTAGAACCTGTAGGAAACCCCAGCGAGTGTTTACTTTTAAAGAATATGTTTGATCCGAGCACTGAG ACGGAACCAGATTTTGATATAGACATTAAAGAGGACGTAGAGGAAGAGTGTTCTAAATATGGCCGAGTGAAGCATATTTTTGTTGACAA AAAAAGTGCAGGTTTTGTGTATTTGCGGTTTGATACAGTGGAAGCAGCAAGTGCTGCTCAACATGCAATGCACTTGAGATGGTTTGCACGCAGGTTAATTTCTGCTGTCTTCATG CAACCAGAGTTGTACGAAGCCAAGTTTAAAGGGGAAGTTTGA
- the LOC114413190 gene encoding ribonucleoside-diphosphate reductase large subunit — protein MYVVKRDGRQETVHFDKITARLKKLSYGLSTEHCDPVLVSQKVCAGVYKGVTTSQLDELAAETAAAMTANHPDYASLAARIAVSNLHKNTKKSFSETIKVMYYHFNERSAMKAPLIADDVYEIIIKNAARLDSEIIYDRDFDYDYFGFKTLERSYLLKVQGKVVERPQHMLMRVAVGIHKDDIDSAVRTYHMMSQRWFTHASPTLFNAGTPRPQLSSCFLVCMKDDSIEGIYDTLKECAVISKSAGGIGVSVHNIRATGSYIRGTNGTSNGIVPMLRVFNDTARYVDQGGGKRKGAFAVYLEPWHADIFEFLDLRKNHGKEEHRARDLFYALWVSDLFMERVQSNGQWSLFCPNEAPGLADCWGEEFEKLYTQYEREGKAKKVVQAQNLWFEILKSQIETGTPYMLFKDTCNKKSNQQNLGTIKSSNLCTEIIEYTSPTETAVCNLASIALPRYVREKGVPMESHPSKLVGSRGSKNRYFDFDKLGEVTAIVATNLNKIIDVNYYPVDTARRSNMRHRPIGIGVQGLADTFILLGVAFDSPEAQQLNKDIFETIYYHALKTSSELAAKEGPYETYSGSPISKGILQPDMWGVMPSSRWDWDALREMIAKTGVRNSLLVAPMPTASTSQILGNNECFEPYTSNIYSRRVLSGEFVVVNKHLLHDLTEMGLWSPTIKNNIIYEDGSVQKIPEIPDDLKIIYKTVWEIKQKTLVDMAVDRGCYIDQSQSLNIHMDQPNFGKLTSLHFYAWSKGLKTGMYYLRSRAAADAIKFTVDTSMLHEKPMAEEEDDNTKMAQMVCSLTNREECLACGS, from the exons aTGTATGTGGTGAAGAGAGATGGGAGGCAAGAGACGGtgcattttgataaaatcacCGCGCGTCTCAAGAAACTTAGTTACGGTTTAAGCACCGAACACTGTGACCCTGTTCTGGTGTCTCAGAAAGTGTGCGCTGGCGTCTACAAAGGCGTCACCACTAGCCAGCTCGATGAGTTGGCGGCGGAAACCGCCGCGGCTATGACCGCCAACCACCCTGACTATGCTTCT TTGGCTGCGAGGATTGCCGTTTCAAATCTGCACAAGAATACGAAGAAGTCATTTTCTGAAAC GATTAAGGTTATGTATTACCATTTTAATGAGAGATCTGCGATGAAGGCTCCTCTGATTGCTGATGACGTCTATGAAATTATCATCAAG aaTGCTGCTCGATTGGACAGTGAGATAATCTATGATAGGGACTTTGACTATGATTACTTTGGTTTCAAAACTCTTGAGAGGTCATACCTCTTGAAGGTTCAAGGAAAGGTTGTGGAAAGGCCTCAGCACATGTTGATGAGGGTTGCTGTTGGAATTCATAAGGATGACATTGATTCTGCTGTCAGAACATACCACATGATGTCTCAGAGATGGTTCACTCATGCATCTCCAACACTTTTCAATGCAGGAACACCTAGGCCTCAG TTGAGTAGTTGCTTCCTTGTGTGCATGAAAGATGATAGTATAGAGGGAATATATGACACTTTGAAGGAGTGTGCAGTCATTAGCAAATCAGCTGGAGGAATTGGTGTTAGTGTTCACAACATTCGTGCCACAGGAAGTTACATCCGTGGCACAAATGGGACATCAAATGGTATTGTTCCAATGCTGCGTGTGTTCAACGATACTGCTCGCTATGTTGATCAAGGGGGAGGCAAGAGGAAag GTGCATTTGCTGTGTACCTGGAGCCATGGCATGCTGATATATTTGAATTCTTGGATTTAAGGAAAAACCATGGAAAG GAAGAGCATCGAGCTCGAGATTTGTTTTATGCTCTTTGGGTGTCTGATCTCTTTATGGAAAGAGTTCAGAGCAATGGGCAATGGTCTTTGTTTTGCCCCAATGAAGCGCCAGGTTTGGCTGATTGCTGGGGTGAAGAATTTGAGAAATTGTACACTCAATATGAAAGAGAA GGAAAAGCAAAGAAGGTTGTTCAGGCACAGAATCTCTGGTTTGAAATTTTGAAGTCCCAGATAGAAACTGGAACTCCTTACATGCTTTTTAAG GACACTTGCAATAAAAAAAGCAACCAACAGAATTTGGGCACAATCAAGTCATCAAACTTGTGCACTGAGATAATTGAGTATACAAGTCCAACAGAAACGGCTGTGTGCAACTTGGCATCGATTGCCCTGCCGCGATATGTAAGAGAGAAG GGTGTGCCCATGGAATCTCATCCATCTAAGCTTGTTGGAAGCAGAGGCTCAAAAAACCGATATTTTGACTTTGACAAACTGGGAGAG GTTACTGCAATAGTGGCAACAAACctcaataaaataattgatgttaaTTACTACCCAGTTGATACTGCTAGAAGATCAAACATGCGACACCGACCCATTGGTATTGGAGTTCAGGGTCTTGCCGATACCTTCATACTACTAGGTGTGGCATTTGATTCACCAGAG GCTCAGCAGTTGAACAAGGATATATTTGAGACTATATACTATCATGCACTAAAAACTTCATCTGAATTGGCTGCAAAAGAAGGTCCCTATGAAACATATAGTGGTAGTCCTATAAGCAAG GGAATTCTTCAGCCAGACATGTGGGGTGTGATGCCCTCAAGTCGTTGGGATTGGGATGCACTTCGGGAGATGATAGCAAAGACGGGTGTGAGGAACTCACTTCTTGTTGCCCCTATGCCAACTGCATCAACTAGCCAGATTCTTGGCAATAATGAGTGTTTTGAGCCATATACTTCTAATATCTACAGCCGCAGAGTTCTAAG TGGTGAATTTGTTGTAGTGAACAAGCATTTACTTCATGACTTGACTGAAATGGGACTTTGGTCTCCTACAATCAAGAATAATATTATCTATGAGGATGGTTCAGTTCAGAAAATCCCAGAAATACCTGATGATCTGAAAATCATATACAA GACTGTTTGGGAGATTAAGCAAAAGACATTGGTTGATATGGCTGTTGATAGAGGATGCTACATAGACCAGAGTCAGAGCTTGAATATTCACATGGATCAACCCAACTTTGGAAAGTTAACTTCTTTGCATTTCTATGCATGGTCAAAG GGTTTGAAGACTGGGATGTATTATCTGCGATCACGTGCCGCAGCAGATGCTATCAAGTTTACTGTTGATACCTCTATGCTCCAT GAAAAACCTATGGCAGAGGAAGAGGATGATAATACCAAGATGGCACAGATGGTGTGCTCTTTAACAAACCGAGAAGAGTGTTTGGCTTGTGGAAGTTGA